A DNA window from Oryzias latipes chromosome 5, ASM223467v1 contains the following coding sequences:
- the r3hcc1 gene encoding R3H and coiled-coil domain-containing protein 1 isoform X2, with amino-acid sequence MEELETYQAKSNPKSVLLFPPLPSRLRFLIHKIAEGLPHLATFSVGENWWRRVVVCFSELRKTEVDEDADSGPEVSLCDEPARFHRQKEGETKAKPSASSQSRAPKRPDQPLYMPRAARQRLSLQNSTGPAENHESQSSACGGVSLGGLPQAGDRHKAAAESDADASGNNSASCPEEKRKPSQLSLREDLVLEQTQSCLSELSLEQGEDAESSDLTREADHLTKLIKSHLKEAECVSVHPAHNDYSAYESLFCSDHFHHVIEIYDFPVAFQTQDLLNAFTDYSSAGMKIKWVDDTHALGVFSSEDAAQRAASIDHPALKARSLSEGSKRAKRTAVKHLEFLQPVKERPKTDSAVARRMVTRALGLPGRDRGRRF; translated from the exons ATGGAGGAACTGGAAACGTATCAGGCGAAAAGCAACCCAAAAAG CGTGCTCCTGTTCCCCCCTTTACCCAGCAGACTGCgattcctgattcacaagatCGCAGAGGGACTGCCGCATCTCGCCACCTTTTCTGTGGGGGAGAATTGGTGGCGTCGGGTGGTGGTCTGCTTCTCTGAACTCAG aaaaacGGAGGTGGATGAAGATGCAGACTCTGGTCCTGAAGTCAGCTTGTGTGACGAGCCGGCGCGTTTTCATAGGCAGAAGGAAGGGGAAACAAAGGCCAAACCTTCAGCCTCGTCACAAAGTCGGGCTCCTAAACGGCCGGACCAGCCTCTTTACATGCCGCGAGCTGCTCGGCAGAGACTGTCACTACAGAACTCAACAGGACCTGCAGAAAACCACGAGTCCCAAAGTTCTGCTTGTGGCGGAGTCTCTCTCGGGGGTCTGCCTCAGGCGGGTGACCGCCACAAGGCCGCAGCAGAAAGTGACGCTGACGCATCAGGAAACAACTCAGCATCATGTCCAGAGGAGAAGAGGAAACCCTCACAGCTGAGTCTCAGGGAAGATCTGGTCTTGGAACAGACTCAGTCCTGCTTATCTGAACTCAGCTTAGAACAGGGAGAAGATGCCGAGAGCTCAGATTTGACCAGAGAGGCGGATCACCTCACTAAATTG atCAAGTCCCATCTGAAGGAGGCAGAATGCGTCTCGGTCCATCCCGCTCACAATGACTACTCCGCCTACGAGAGCCTCTTCTGCTCCGATCACTTTCACCACGTCATTGAGATCTACGACTTCCCCGTCGCTTTCCAGACTCAGGACCTCCTGAATGCATTCACTGACTACAG TTCGGCGGGGATGAAGATCAAGTGGGTGGACGACACGCACGCGCTGGGAGTTTTCTCCAGTGAGGACGCAG CCCAGCGTGCTGCCTCCATCGACCACCCAGCGCTGAAGGCCCGAAGTCTTTCCGAGGGGAGTAAGAGAGCTAAAAGGACAGCCGTCAAACATCTGG AGTTTCTCCAGCCGGTGAAGGAACGTCCAAAGACCGACTCTGCTGTTGCCAGGCGAATGGTGACCAGAGCTTTGGGGCTGCCGGGCCGCGACCGAGGGCGGCGATTCTGA
- the r3hcc1 gene encoding R3H and coiled-coil domain-containing protein 1 isoform X1: MEELETYQAKSNPKREMRNDMLCVPPSVLLFPPLPSRLRFLIHKIAEGLPHLATFSVGENWWRRVVVCFSELRKTEVDEDADSGPEVSLCDEPARFHRQKEGETKAKPSASSQSRAPKRPDQPLYMPRAARQRLSLQNSTGPAENHESQSSACGGVSLGGLPQAGDRHKAAAESDADASGNNSASCPEEKRKPSQLSLREDLVLEQTQSCLSELSLEQGEDAESSDLTREADHLTKLIKSHLKEAECVSVHPAHNDYSAYESLFCSDHFHHVIEIYDFPVAFQTQDLLNAFTDYSSAGMKIKWVDDTHALGVFSSEDAAQRAASIDHPALKARSLSEGSKRAKRTAVKHLEFLQPVKERPKTDSAVARRMVTRALGLPGRDRGRRF, translated from the exons ATGGAGGAACTGGAAACGTATCAGGCGAAAAGCAACCCAAAAAG AGAAATGAGAAATGACATGTTGTGTGTCCCTCCCAGCGTGCTCCTGTTCCCCCCTTTACCCAGCAGACTGCgattcctgattcacaagatCGCAGAGGGACTGCCGCATCTCGCCACCTTTTCTGTGGGGGAGAATTGGTGGCGTCGGGTGGTGGTCTGCTTCTCTGAACTCAG aaaaacGGAGGTGGATGAAGATGCAGACTCTGGTCCTGAAGTCAGCTTGTGTGACGAGCCGGCGCGTTTTCATAGGCAGAAGGAAGGGGAAACAAAGGCCAAACCTTCAGCCTCGTCACAAAGTCGGGCTCCTAAACGGCCGGACCAGCCTCTTTACATGCCGCGAGCTGCTCGGCAGAGACTGTCACTACAGAACTCAACAGGACCTGCAGAAAACCACGAGTCCCAAAGTTCTGCTTGTGGCGGAGTCTCTCTCGGGGGTCTGCCTCAGGCGGGTGACCGCCACAAGGCCGCAGCAGAAAGTGACGCTGACGCATCAGGAAACAACTCAGCATCATGTCCAGAGGAGAAGAGGAAACCCTCACAGCTGAGTCTCAGGGAAGATCTGGTCTTGGAACAGACTCAGTCCTGCTTATCTGAACTCAGCTTAGAACAGGGAGAAGATGCCGAGAGCTCAGATTTGACCAGAGAGGCGGATCACCTCACTAAATTG atCAAGTCCCATCTGAAGGAGGCAGAATGCGTCTCGGTCCATCCCGCTCACAATGACTACTCCGCCTACGAGAGCCTCTTCTGCTCCGATCACTTTCACCACGTCATTGAGATCTACGACTTCCCCGTCGCTTTCCAGACTCAGGACCTCCTGAATGCATTCACTGACTACAG TTCGGCGGGGATGAAGATCAAGTGGGTGGACGACACGCACGCGCTGGGAGTTTTCTCCAGTGAGGACGCAG CCCAGCGTGCTGCCTCCATCGACCACCCAGCGCTGAAGGCCCGAAGTCTTTCCGAGGGGAGTAAGAGAGCTAAAAGGACAGCCGTCAAACATCTGG AGTTTCTCCAGCCGGTGAAGGAACGTCCAAAGACCGACTCTGCTGTTGCCAGGCGAATGGTGACCAGAGCTTTGGGGCTGCCGGGCCGCGACCGAGGGCGGCGATTCTGA
- the LOC101169354 gene encoding mitochondrial intermembrane space import and assembly protein 40-B, whose amino-acid sequence MSYCREDGKDRIIFVTKEDHDAPSNAELIADDPNDPYEEQGLILPDGGINWNCPCLGGMASGPCGTQFKEAFSCFHYSKEEVKGSECIDKFRSMQECMQRFPELYPQEDDKEDSSQESAPADGSASERDSSPSAVEVSPENPPPTVNPTAS is encoded by the exons ATGTCGTACTGCAGGGAAGACG GAAAAGATCGCATCATTTTCGTGACCAAGGAGGATCATGACGCTCCCAGCAACGCCGAGCTGATCGCAGATGACCCCAACGACCCCTACGAGGAGCAGG GCCTGATCCTTCCTGACGGGGGGATAAACTGGAACTGTCCGTGTCTCGGCGGCATGGCCAGTGGGCCGTGTGGAACCCAGTTCAAAGAGGCGTTCTCGTGCTTCCACTACAGCAAAGAGGAGGTGAAGGGCTCCGAGTGCATCGACAAATTCCGCAGCATGCAGGAGTGCATGCAGAGGTTCCCCGAACTTTATCCCCAGGAGGACGACAAGGAAGACTCGTCTCAAGAGTCTGCTCCTGCCGACGGCTCCGCCTCTGAGAGGGACTCTAGTCCGTCCGCCGTTGAGGTGTCGCCTGAGAACCCGCCGCCCACAGTCAACCCGACTGCCAGCTAA
- the LOC101169601 gene encoding protein transport protein Sec61 subunit alpha-like 1, with protein sequence MGIKFLEVIKPFCAVLPEIQKPERKIQFREKVLWTAITLFIFLVCCQIPLFGIMSSDSADPFYWMRVILASNRGTLMELGISPIVTSGLIMQLLAGAKIIEVGDTPKDRALFNGAQKLFGMIITIGQAIVYVMTGMYGDPSEMGAGICLLIIIQLFVAGLIVLLLDELLQKGYGLGSGISLFIATNICETIVWKAFSPTTVNTGRGTEFEGAIIALFHLLATRTDKIRALREAFYRQNLPNLMNLIATVFVFAVVIYFQGFRVDLPIKSARYRGQYNTYPIKLFYTSNIPIILQSALVSNLYVISQMLSTRFSGNFLVNLLGTWSDTSSGGPARAYPVGGLCYYLSPPESFGSVLDDPVHAAIYIVFMLGSCAFFSKTWIEVSGSSAKDVAKQLKEQQMVMRGHRETSMVHELNRYIPTAAAFGGLCIGGLSVMADFLGAIGSGTGILLAVTIIYQYFEIFVKEQSEVGSMGALLF encoded by the exons ATGGGGA TTAAATTTCTGGAAGTTATCAAGCCTTTCTGTGCAGTCCTGCCAGAAATTCAGAAACCAGAAAGAAAG ATCCAGTTTAGAGAAAAAGTATTATGGACTGCCATCACCCTGTTCATCTTCTTGGTGTGCTGCCAG ATTCCCCTGTTTGGCATCATGTCATCAGACTCAGCGGATCCTTTCTACTGGATGAGAGTAATATTGGCTTCCAACAGAG GTACTCTTATGGAGCTGGGTATATCGCCCATCGTCACCTCAGGCCTCATCATGCAGCTGCTGGCTGGTGCCAAAATCATTGAGGTGGGAGACACCCCAAAGGACAGAGCCCTCTTCAACGGAGCTCAGAAAT TGTTTGGAATGATCATCACCATTGGACAGGCCATTGTTTATGTAATGACTGGGATGTATGGAGACCCTTCAGAGATGGGGGCTGGGATCTGCCTGCTCATCATCATTCAG CTCTTTGTCGCAGGTCTGATCGTCCTGTTGCTGGACGAGCTCCTTCAGAAGGGCTACGGTCTGGGTTCGGGTATTTCCCTTTTCATTGCCACCAACATCTGTGAGACTATTGTTTGGAAGGCCTTCAGTCCCACAACTGTCAACACAGGAAGAG GCACTGAGTTTGAGGGGGCCATCATCGCTCTCTTCCACCTGCTGGCGACCCGCACTGACAAAATCCGTGCCTTGAGAGAAGCCTTCTACAGACAGAACCTGCCCAACCTGATGAACCTCATCGCCACCGTCTTTGTGTTCGCCGTGGTCATATATTTCCAG GGCTTCAGAGTGGACCTGCCAATCAAATCAGCTCGCTATCGTGGTCAATACAACACGTACCCCATCAAGCTGTTCTACACCTCCAACATCCCCATCATCCTGCAGTCTGCCCTGGTGTCCAATCTCTATGTGATCTCTCAGATGCTGTCAACGCGTTTCAGCGGCAACTTTTTGGTGAACCTCTTAGGAACCTGGTCT GACACTTCCAGTGGAGGACCTGCTCGAGCCTACCCAGTGGGCGGTCTCTGTTACTACCTCTCTCCGCCAGAGTCATTTGGTTCCGTACTGGACGACCCGGTCCATGCCGCCATTTACATAGTCTTCATGCTCGGCTCCTGCGCCTTCTTCTCCAAAACCTGGATTGAGGTTTCCGGATCTTCTGCCAAAGAC GTGGCAAAGCAGCTGAAGGAGCAGCAGATGGTGATGAGAGGACACAGAGAGACTTCCATGGTGCACGAACTCAACAG GTATATCCCTACAGCCGCTGCATTCGGTGGCCTCTGTATAGGCGGCTTGTCTGTCATGGCGGACTTTCTCGGTGCCATCGGTTCGGGGACAGGAATCCTCTTGGCTGTAACCATCATCTACCAGTACTTTGAGATCTTTGTCAAAGAGCAAAGTGAAGTTGGCAGTATGGGAGCACTTCTCTTCTGA